A stretch of DNA from Streptomyces venezuelae:
GCCGGTGGGCTCAGCTCACATCATGTCTTCGATCTCGCCGGCGATCGGGTCGGCGTCGGTGCCGATGACGACCTGGACCGCGGTGCCCATCTTGACGACGCCGTGGGCGCCGGCGGCCTTCAGGGCGGCCTCGTCGACGAGCTCGGGGTCGTGGACCTCGGTGCGGAGACGGGTGATGCAGCCCTCGACCTCTTCGATGTTGTCGATGCCGCCGAGCCCGGCGACGATCTTCTCAGCCTTGGTGGCCATGTGTTCTCCCTGAATGCCTGAAGTACCTGAGTGCCCGAGTGCCCGAGCACGGCCCGCATACCGGTCTGGTTTGTCACGGTAGCCCACGGTTGGCCCAACTTCGCGAGCGCAGGTCCGCCGTCTACCGAATGATGACGATCAGCAGTCCCCTGCCCGCCGGGCCGGTGATCTGTGACGGCATCACAACTGGTCTACACCAGTGTGCCCCAACTGCCAAAACGGGCCGGTCAGGGAGGACTGAGATGAGCGCGAGCAGCGCCGCCGCAGCGCCACGGCAGCAGTGGTGGAACGGCTTGTTCCAGGGGCTCCAGAAGATGGGGCGCAGCCTGCAGCTGCCCATCGCAGTCCTGCCCGCGGCGGGCATCATCACCCGGCTCGGGCAGCCCGACGTGTTCGGCGCGGACGGCCTGGACTGGACCGTCGTGGCCAGGGTGATGTCGGGTGCGGGCGGCGCCCTGCTGGACCCGGATCTCGGCCTGCCCCTGCTGTTCTGCATCGGCGTCGCCATCGGCATGGCGAAGAAGGCGGACGGTTCGACGGCACTGGCGGCCACGGCCGGCTTCCTGGTCTACCGGGGGGTGCTGCACGCCTTCCCGAACGCATGCCCGCTGGGATCGAAGAACGTCGGGGGCGGCTGTCTGACTCCGACCGGCACCTTCACCGGGTTCACGTACCAGAACCCGGGGGTGTTCGGCGGCATCGTCATGGGCCTGCTGGCCGCCTGGTTCTGGCAGCGGTACCACCGGGTGAAGCTGGTCGACTGGCTGGGCTTCTTCAACGGCCGCCGGCTGGTGCCGA
This window harbors:
- a CDS encoding glucose PTS transporter subunit EIIB yields the protein MQGEHMATKAEKIVAGLGGIDNIEEVEGCITRLRTEVHDPELVDEAALKAAGAHGVVKMGTAVQVVIGTDADPIAGEIEDMM